The following coding sequences lie in one Biomphalaria glabrata chromosome 18, xgBioGlab47.1, whole genome shotgun sequence genomic window:
- the LOC106069282 gene encoding acidic leucine-rich nuclear phosphoprotein 32 family member B-like isoform X2, with translation MKMSLGLGKRIELEMRGRPADQILDLNLDNCRANKIEGLTSDFVNLQTLSLINLGLQSLEGFPKLGNLRKLELSDNRISGGLNHLAGCPNLTHLSLSGNKIKDFDVLDPLKDLHFLRSLDLFNCEVTNNEQYREKVFAKLTQITYLDGFDREEKEMEDIDCEEDDDEDDDENEVDDDEDDDDDEGDEEDDDDDEEEFEPGEDGEDDDDDQIVEGGEDDDDDEDEDAPAGQEDGDDDEDDEEGEEEEEGEEEGPRGTKRKHAEEEEGGEEEDEDA, from the exons ATGAAAATGTCGTTGGGGCTCGGTAAAAGAATAGAGTTAGAAATGAGAGGCAGGCCCGCCGATCAG ATACTGGATCTGAATCTTGATAACTGTCGAGCTAACAAAATAGAAGGACTCACAAGTGATTTTGTAAATTTGCAAACACTTAGCCTCATCAATTTGGGATTACAAAGTTTAGAAGGATTTCCCAAACTCGGAAACTTGCGAAAg CTTGAGTTAAGTGATAATAGGATTTCTGGAGGACTGAATCATTTAGCTGGTTGTCCAAACCTTACTCACCTAAGTCTCAGTGGAAACAAAATTAAGGATTTTGATGTGCTAGATCCATTG AAAGATCTCCACTTTTTAAGAAGTCTTGACCTATTCAACTGTGAAGTGACAAACAATGAACAGTACAGAGAAAAAGTTTTTGCCAAACTTACACAAATTACCTATCTTGATGGTTTTgatagagaagaaaaagagatgGAAGATATTGACT GTGAAgaggatgatgatgaagatgatg ATGAAAACGAAGTagatgatgatgaggatgatgatgacgatgaagGGGATGAGGAG gatgatgatgatgatgaagaagaGTTTGAGCCTGGAGAAGATGgagaggatgatgatgatgaccaaATTGTTGAAGGTGgtgaggatgatgatgatgatgaggatgaaGATGCACCAGCTGGACAGGAAGATGGAG atgatgatgaagatgatgaagagGGTGAGGAGGAGGAAGAAGGTGAAGAGGAAGGTCCAAGGGGGACAAAAAGGAAACAtgcagaagaagaagaaggtggGGAAGAGGAAGATGAGGATGCATAG
- the LOC106069282 gene encoding acidic leucine-rich nuclear phosphoprotein 32 family member B-like isoform X1, protein MKMSLGLGKRIELEMRGRPADQILDLNLDNCRANKIEGLTSDFVNLQTLSLINLGLQSLEGFPKLGNLRKLELSDNRISGGLNHLAGCPNLTHLSLSGNKIKDFDVLDPLKDLHFLRSLDLFNCEVTNNEQYREKVFAKLTQITYLDGFDREEKEMEDIDCEEDDDEDDDENEVDDDEDDDDDEGDEEVGLSYLTKNIDDDDDDEEEFEPGEDGEDDDDDQIVEGGEDDDDDEDEDAPAGQEDGDDDEDDEEGEEEEEGEEEGPRGTKRKHAEEEEGGEEEDEDA, encoded by the exons ATGAAAATGTCGTTGGGGCTCGGTAAAAGAATAGAGTTAGAAATGAGAGGCAGGCCCGCCGATCAG ATACTGGATCTGAATCTTGATAACTGTCGAGCTAACAAAATAGAAGGACTCACAAGTGATTTTGTAAATTTGCAAACACTTAGCCTCATCAATTTGGGATTACAAAGTTTAGAAGGATTTCCCAAACTCGGAAACTTGCGAAAg CTTGAGTTAAGTGATAATAGGATTTCTGGAGGACTGAATCATTTAGCTGGTTGTCCAAACCTTACTCACCTAAGTCTCAGTGGAAACAAAATTAAGGATTTTGATGTGCTAGATCCATTG AAAGATCTCCACTTTTTAAGAAGTCTTGACCTATTCAACTGTGAAGTGACAAACAATGAACAGTACAGAGAAAAAGTTTTTGCCAAACTTACACAAATTACCTATCTTGATGGTTTTgatagagaagaaaaagagatgGAAGATATTGACT GTGAAgaggatgatgatgaagatgatg ATGAAAACGAAGTagatgatgatgaggatgatgatgacgatgaagGGGATGAGGAGGTTGGTCTGTCATACCTGACAAAGAACATTGAT gatgatgatgatgatgaagaagaGTTTGAGCCTGGAGAAGATGgagaggatgatgatgatgaccaaATTGTTGAAGGTGgtgaggatgatgatgatgatgaggatgaaGATGCACCAGCTGGACAGGAAGATGGAG atgatgatgaagatgatgaagagGGTGAGGAGGAGGAAGAAGGTGAAGAGGAAGGTCCAAGGGGGACAAAAAGGAAACAtgcagaagaagaagaaggtggGGAAGAGGAAGATGAGGATGCATAG
- the LOC106069282 gene encoding acidic leucine-rich nuclear phosphoprotein 32 family member D-like isoform X3, whose product MKMSLGLGKRIELEMRGRPADQILDLNLDNCRANKIEGLTSDFVNLQTLSLINLGLQSLEGFPKLGNLRKLELSDNRISGGLNHLAGCPNLTHLSLSGNKIKDFDVLDPLKDLHFLRSLDLFNCEVTNNEQYREKVFAKLTQITYLDGFDREEKEMEDIDCEEDDDEDDDENEVDDDEDDDDDEGDEEVGLSYLTKNIDDDDDDEEEFEPGEDGEDDDDDQIVEGGEDDDDDEDEDAPAGQEDGEAVLVY is encoded by the exons ATGAAAATGTCGTTGGGGCTCGGTAAAAGAATAGAGTTAGAAATGAGAGGCAGGCCCGCCGATCAG ATACTGGATCTGAATCTTGATAACTGTCGAGCTAACAAAATAGAAGGACTCACAAGTGATTTTGTAAATTTGCAAACACTTAGCCTCATCAATTTGGGATTACAAAGTTTAGAAGGATTTCCCAAACTCGGAAACTTGCGAAAg CTTGAGTTAAGTGATAATAGGATTTCTGGAGGACTGAATCATTTAGCTGGTTGTCCAAACCTTACTCACCTAAGTCTCAGTGGAAACAAAATTAAGGATTTTGATGTGCTAGATCCATTG AAAGATCTCCACTTTTTAAGAAGTCTTGACCTATTCAACTGTGAAGTGACAAACAATGAACAGTACAGAGAAAAAGTTTTTGCCAAACTTACACAAATTACCTATCTTGATGGTTTTgatagagaagaaaaagagatgGAAGATATTGACT GTGAAgaggatgatgatgaagatgatg ATGAAAACGAAGTagatgatgatgaggatgatgatgacgatgaagGGGATGAGGAGGTTGGTCTGTCATACCTGACAAAGAACATTGAT gatgatgatgatgatgaagaagaGTTTGAGCCTGGAGAAGATGgagaggatgatgatgatgaccaaATTGTTGAAGGTGgtgaggatgatgatgatgatgaggatgaaGATGCACCAGCTGGACAGGAAGATGGAG AGGCAGTATTAGTATATTAA
- the LOC129923915 gene encoding piggyBac transposable element-derived protein 2-like, with translation MPHGTGHYIVTQLGERFLGKRHHFFFDNYFSSVQLAEDLLRQQTYCCSTIRPNRKGWPLDLKPKALKKFKKGDVMVRQKGNLVATAWKDKRCVTLLSTNTTSGTAEITRRGPGGNFQVKVPSAVNTYNKSMGGVDRFDQLSSYYPVGRKSVKWWRYIFRFLLQTAVINSWIIYATSHRPRPKSLSLGHLEFRLEISTALLKGNIVRKRKQSDLQPSTQGVGMSDLLEHRLIRMVGNKRACHWCMKNKQFGKRNRAHETVYGCNLCQIRLCKGECFSKFHNSLTLPSHV, from the coding sequence ATGCCTCATGGAACTGGACATTATATAGTTACTCAATTAGGTGAAAGGTTTTTAGGAAAGAGACATCATTTCTTCTTTGACAATTATTTTAGCTCAGTTCAGTTAGCAGAGGACCTTTTGCGTCAGCAAACCTATTGCTGTTCAACAATAAGACCTAACAGAAAAGGTTGGCCTCTTGATCTCAAACCCaaggcattaaaaaaatttaaaaagggtgACGTCATGGTTAGGCAGAAAGGGAATCTCGTTGCTACAGCCTGGAAGGATAAACGTTGTGTCACTCTTTTGAGTACCAACACCACTTCAGGTACCGCTGAAATTACTCGCCGAGGACCAGGTGGCAACTTTCAAGTGAAAGTCCCATCTGCTGTTAATACCTACAACAAATCAATGGGAGGTGTTGACAGATTTGATCAGCTCTCATCCTACTATCCAGTAGGAAGGAAATCTGTCAAATGGTGGAGATACATTTTTCGATTTCTCCTCCAGACTGCTGTCATCAACAGCTGGATCATTTATGCTACCTCTCACAGGCCCAGACCCAAAAGCCTATCACTAGGACATCTAGAGTTTCGGCTTGAGATAAGCACAGCCCTTCTAAAGGGAAACATTGTTCGTAAAAGGAAGCAAAGTGATCTCCAACCATCAACTCAAGGAGTTGGCATGAGTGATCTTCTTGAGCATAGGCTCATTCGAATGGTGGGAAACAAACGTGCCTGCCATTGGTGTATGAAGAACAAACAATTTGGAAAAAGAAACAGAGCACATGAAACTGTTTATGGATGTAATCTCTGTCAAATAAGACTCTGTAAAGGAGAATGTTTCTCTAAATTTCATAACTCACTGACACTTCCAAGTCATGTTTAA